CGTTGCCCTGCGGGCTCGCCTCCTCCGCGCGCTGCCGCGTTCCGCTCCCGGTGATGGCGGCGCTGTGCTGCCGCTGTGGGCCCATTCCGGAGGCATCAGGGGTGTGGGCAGTGGCGGGCGTGGGGATGGGTTGAGATGAGCCAGGACGGCGCCCACTCCGGCTTGCGGAGGGGGGGGATCGAGCTGCTGGGAATCGGGAAGGCGTTCGGGGGAACCTGGGCCGTGCGAGGGGTGGACCTCACGCTGGGTCCCGGAGAGTCCCTGGCGCTCTTCGGCCCGAACGGCGCGGGGAAGACCACCCTCCTGAAGATCCTCGCCACCCTCATCACCCCCACTCGGGGGAGTGGCCGGGTGGCCGGGTTCGACCTGCGCACGGAGCAGGAGCAGATCCGGGGGAGCCTGGCCCTGCTGGCCCACGGGACACATCTCTACGAGGACCTGACGGTGCGGGAGAATCTGGAGTTCGCCGCGGCCATGCGGCGGCGGGACGGGGTGGGGCTCGGGCCCCTCCTGGAACGGGTCGGGCTGGCCGAGGCCGCGGGGGAGCGGGTCCGGGCCCTCTCGAGCGGGATGAAGCGCCGGTTGGCCCTGGCCAAGGTGATCCTGGCGGAGCCGGCCGTCCTCCTGCTGGACGAGCCCTTCACCAACCTGGACCAGGCGGCCGTGGCCCTCCTGGTGGAGGTTGTGGCCGAGCTCCTCGCCCGGGGGGCGTCGGTCCTGATGGCGACCCATGACCTGGCGCGGGGGTATGCCGCGTGCCGGCGGGCCGCCCTCCTCGTGAACGGGCGCCTCGTCCACGACGGCCCGGCGCGGCCGGGAGGGCTGGAGGTCCTCCGGGCGGCCTACGCCGCCGCCGCCGGGGAGGGGGGCGGGTGAGCGCGGAGCGGGTCTGGGCGATCGCCCGCAAGGACCTCCTCACGGAGGGGCGGAGCAAGGAGACCCTCAACGGGCTTCTCTTCTTCGCCGCCCTGGTCCTGCTGGTCTTCGGGTTCGCCCTCGGGCCGGACCGGGCCCGGCTCACGCAGGCCGCCTCGGGGATCCTGTGGGTCGCCTTCGTCCTCACCGGGCTGCTGGGGCTCACGCGGGCCTTCCAGGTGGAGCGGGAGAACGAGTGCCTGGAGGGGCTCCTCCTCTACCCGGGAGACCGGGGGGCGCTCTATCTGGGAAAGCTCCTGGGGAACATCCTCTTCATGCTGGCGCTGGAGGCAGCCGTCCTCCCCTGCTTCGCCTTCTTCTACAACATGCCCCTGTGGGAGCCCCTGCCCGGGCTGGTCATCACCGCGGCTCTCGGGACGGTGGGGTTCGCCGCCGTCGGGACGCTGTTTTCCGCCATGACGATGCACCTCAGGGCCCGCGAGGTGATGTTCCCGCTCCTCCTGCTCCCCTTCGTGGTCCCGGTCCTGCTCGCGGCGGTCAAGGCGACGGAGGCGTTCCTCCTGGGGGCGGGACGGGCCGAGGCCTTCCCGTGGCTCACCCTCCTTGGCCTCTTCGACCTGACCTTCCTGACCGTATCCCTCTTCGCCTTCGAGTGGGTGGTGGAGGAGTGATGATGGGGTCGGGCCGCTCCCGCCTCGTGACTCCCCTGGGCCTTGCCGCCGGGGCGGCGCTCCTCAGCGGCCTGTACGCGGGACTGGTCCGAGCCCCGGCGGACGTGGTGCAGGGGGAGGTGCAGCGGATCATGTACCTGCACGTCCCGACGGTGC
This window of the Candidatus Methylomirabilis sp. genome carries:
- the ccmA gene encoding heme ABC exporter ATP-binding protein CcmA, which encodes MSQDGAHSGLRRGGIELLGIGKAFGGTWAVRGVDLTLGPGESLALFGPNGAGKTTLLKILATLITPTRGSGRVAGFDLRTEQEQIRGSLALLAHGTHLYEDLTVRENLEFAAAMRRRDGVGLGPLLERVGLAEAAGERVRALSSGMKRRLALAKVILAEPAVLLLDEPFTNLDQAAVALLVEVVAELLARGASVLMATHDLARGYAACRRAALLVNGRLVHDGPARPGGLEVLRAAYAAAAGEGGG
- a CDS encoding heme exporter protein CcmB, which produces MSAERVWAIARKDLLTEGRSKETLNGLLFFAALVLLVFGFALGPDRARLTQAASGILWVAFVLTGLLGLTRAFQVERENECLEGLLLYPGDRGALYLGKLLGNILFMLALEAAVLPCFAFFYNMPLWEPLPGLVITAALGTVGFAAVGTLFSAMTMHLRAREVMFPLLLLPFVVPVLLAAVKATEAFLLGAGRAEAFPWLTLLGLFDLTFLTVSLFAFEWVVEE